Genomic DNA from Dehalogenimonas lykanthroporepellens BL-DC-9:
CGCCTGATAACCCACGAACAGGATGGTGGCGTCACTCCGGGAGATATTGTTCACCAGGTGGTGCTTGATGCGTCCGCCGGTGGCCATGCCGGAGCCGGCGATGATGATGCTGGTGCCTTTCTTTTTGGCGATGGCCCGGGAATCGGCCGCCGAGCCGATAAAGGTAAGCCCCGGGAAAGCGAACGGCGAGCCTTTTTTATAATCCTCGATGTCGCCGCCCCAGAGTTCGGGGTGACGGCTGAACACCTCGGTCAGTTTGGTGGCCATCGGCGAATCCACGAACACCGGCAGGCGGGGGATGTCGCCGGAATGGAACATACCCTTCAGGTAGAAAAGCAGTTCCTGGGTGCGTTCCAGGGCGAACGCCGGGATGACCACGTTGCCGCCTCTGCGGACAGTATCCCTGATGGTATCTATCAGTTTCTGCTTTACTTCTTCCGCCGGCGGGTGCTCCCGGTCACCGTAGGTGGACTCCACCACCAGGTAGTCCGGCCCCGTTGGTGAATCCGGGGCGTTCTGAAGCAGTCTGCCCGGTCGACCTATATCTCCGGAAAAACAGATGGAGCGTTTTCGGCCGCCGGACTCGAACTCCAGAAAGACCATGGCTGAGCCCATGACATGGCCGGCGTCGAAGAGGGTGGCCGTGATGCCGTTCAGTTTCAGCGGCTTGTTGCGCTCTACGGGCCGGAACAGGGGCAGGCAGGCCATGGCGTCTTCCACCGTATAAAGCGGTTCTTCCGGGTGAGGCGTTTTACCCCGCCGTCCCTCACGGGTGTGGCGGCGTTTCTTATAATCGGCGTCCTCTTCCTGGATGCGGGCGGAGTCCAACAGCATCACCTCGGCCATTTCCAGCGTGGCGTCGGTGGCATATACCGGCCCGTTGAAGCCGTCGCGCACCAGTTTGGGCAACAGCCCGCAATGATCTATATGGGCATGGGTCAGGAAGACGGCCTCAATGGCGGACGGTTCCAGCGGGGCGGGGTGCCAGTTACGTTCCTGAAAATCCCGTTCCTGGTACAAGCCACAGTCCACCAGCAGTTGAGTCTTGGTATCTTCGAAAAGATAGCGGGATCCGGTGACGTTACCGGCGGCGCCCAGGAAAGTGAGTTTAGGCATGATGTAATAAGATTAGCTTAAAATCCCGCGTAGCACAAATGCCGCCCGGCCTTAGTAGTCGTCGTCCTCCGGCACCTCGGCGCCTTCGGGGGTCAGCGGGCCTTCTTCTTCCTGCGCCAGCGCTTCCTTGACTTCGTCGGCCAGGCGCGCCGCGCGCGGGTAGCCGATGTGCAGTTTCCGCTGGAGGAAGGAGGCCGAGATGGTGCCGGTCTGGTGGGCCAGTCCCATGGCGGTATCGAACAGCGAGTCCCGGCTCTTGATGGTGTCCAACGCCCCGCCTTCGACCGTCGGGGTTGGGATGTCCTCAATCTTGAGCATCGGCGTCTGCGGCTCGGGCGTCTGGCCGTTCCAGAAATAGACCAGCCGCTCGGTTTCGGTGTCGGACAGGAAACAGCCCTGCAGACGTTTCGGTTTGGCGGCATCGGTCGGCATGTAAAGCATGTCGCCGCGGCCCAGCAGTTTCTCGGCGCCCACCGCGTCCAGGATGGTGCGGGAGTCCACCTGCGAGGTTACGGCAAAGCTGATGCGGGTGGGGAAGTTGGCCTTGATGAGGCCGGTGATGACATCCACCGAAGGCCGCTGGGTAGCCACCACCAGGTGAATGCCCACTGCCCGGGCCATCTGCGCCAGCCGGCACAGCAGGTGCTCCACGTCGTCGAAGCCGGCCATCATCAGGTCGGCCAGTTCGTCGATAACCAGCACCAGGAAGGGCAGTTTATCATCGGGTTTAACCTTCTTGTTGTAGGCGTCGATATTGCGCGCCGCCACCCCGGCCATCTGTTTGTAGCGACGGTCCATCTCCCCGGCCAGCCACTTGAGGGAGCCGATGGCCTTGTCCACGTCTACAATGACCGGCGCCGCCAGGTGGGGCATGGAGTTGTACGGCGTCAGCTCCACCCGCTTGGGGTCTATCATGATGAACTTGACCTCGTTGGGCGTGTTGTTCATCAGGATGCAGGAGATGATGGAGTTGAGGCATACCGTCTTGCCGGAACCGGTGGCCCCGGCGATGAGCAGGTGAGGCATTTTGGTCAGGTCGCCGACCACGGCCTCGCCGCCGGCGCCCTTGCCCAGCGCCAGCGCCAGGGGCGCTTTGGCCCGGAGTTTCTGGAAGGCGGTGGTTTCCATGACGGCGCGCATACTGACACTGCCCAGCAGTGTATTGGGAACCTCGATGCCCACCAGCGATTTGCCGGGAATCGGCGCCTCGATGCGGATGGACGGGGCGGCCAGGGCCAGCGCCAGGTCGTTGGCCAGCGATGATATCCGGTCCACCTTCACCCGGGTGCGCCCGGTTTCCACTTGGCGGGTGACGGGGTTGCCGTCCTTGTCTTTTTCCTTGAGTTCCTTGACGCGCCGGTCCCAGCCCGGTTCCACGCCGAACTGCGTGACCGTCGGCCCGGCGTTGATCTGCACCACCGTGCCTTCAACACCGTAGGAGGCCAGGGCGTCTTCTATCATGCGGGCGCGTTGCTGATTGTCAGCTTCGCCGTATTCAATCTCCGGGGTGTAATCCAGTATATCCATCGGCGGCAGACGCCAGCCGTCGGTGGTCAGCAGGGAAGCGGTTTCACCGTACTTGCGCCACACGTCCTGGGCTATCTGCTTGAGGTCGCGGGTTTCTTCGGAGTCGTCAGCCTGAGAGTCTTCGGTTGTTTCCGGCTCGGCCTCGGCGGGTGACGGGGTTCTGGCGGCGGCTTTAGCTGACGGCGCCGGTCTTTCTCCCGGCACCATGATGGACGACGGAATGGCGGTGGCTTCCGGCGGCAGAGGCGGCTTGTTGGGCGGCGGTTGCGGCCGTCCGGTAACCGAAGGCCGCAGGTGGCCCTGCCGCGCCGGTACCGAATGAGACGGCGGGTAGGGACGGAAGGAGCCTTCATCCCGCGGCGGCGCTGACGGTACGCGGAACGGCTGGGATAAGAACCGGCCGATGCCCTTGAGGCCTCGCCAGGCTACCGCCGGTACCAGCAGGACGAAAGCCGCCAGCACCAGCAGAAGCACCCTGGCCCAGCCGCCGGCGCCGGTATCGGAGCCGATGATGGCCAGGCCGAAACTGCCGCCGACACCGCCCAGCCCCAGCAGTCCCCAGCCGGCCAGGATGAGGGCCACCGCGCCCAGCCAGCGATACCAGTAGATGAAGGTGGTTCTGCGAGCGAAAGCGACTACCGCGTCCCGTTTGAAGATGGCCACGGCCACCAGGATACCCAGCGCCACCAGGAGCAGTCCCCAGCCGAAGACGGCGGCGGTGCCGGAGAAGACCTGGTTGAGGAAGGTCTCCACCGGAACGCGTTGCCAGACAACCAGCGCTACCAGCGCCACGATAAGGAGCCCCCAGCCGAACCAGGCGCCGCCGCCGTTACCGCCGTTTCGTCCCCGCGGCGGTTGAACTGACCGCGTCGGACGGGCGGCGGTACGGGCCGTTTTTACCGTCCGGTTGGCCGGACGGGGCTTCCTGGCCGGCCTGGCGGCCGGCTTTCTGGCCTTATCGTCCTTCTTAATTGACATAAACGTTTAGAGTTTACCAGCCGAGGGCCGGATTGTAAAGACCCGGAGAAGGGGTTATCGGCGGTTTGCCTTCATCCGGTGTAAGGGTTAAACTTGGGTATTAGTACCAAGGGACAATCATCAGGAAAGATGAAAAATATCAAACATCCCACCAGGGGCAAGGTTTCGATTACGCCCGTCACGGCGGCGCCGCCGGTGGTTTTCCATAAACCGGGAAACCCGTCCGCTGATATCCTCTGGCGGGAGTCACAGTGCAACGGTTGCGGACTGTGCGCCGAAGCCTGTACTCAGGCCGCGGTGGTCATCGAAAAATCCCTCGAACCGGTCAGAATATCTCACTATCCCTGCGCTGAGGCCTGTCCGGCAGGCATCGATGTGGCTCGTTACGTTCGGGCGGTGGCTACCGGTCAATTCGACGAGGC
This window encodes:
- a CDS encoding RNA-metabolising metallo-beta-lactamase (PFAM: RNA-metabolising metallo-beta-lactamase~KEGG: det:DET1061 metallo-beta-lactamase family protein) codes for the protein MPKLTFLGAAGNVTGSRYLFEDTKTQLLVDCGLYQERDFQERNWHPAPLEPSAIEAVFLTHAHIDHCGLLPKLVRDGFNGPVYATDATLEMAEVMLLDSARIQEEDADYKKRRHTREGRRGKTPHPEEPLYTVEDAMACLPLFRPVERNKPLKLNGITATLFDAGHVMGSAMVFLEFESGGRKRSICFSGDIGRPGRLLQNAPDSPTGPDYLVVESTYGDREHPPAEEVKQKLIDTIRDTVRRGGNVVIPAFALERTQELLFYLKGMFHSGDIPRLPVFVDSPMATKLTEVFSRHPELWGGDIEDYKKGSPFAFPGLTFIGSAADSRAIAKKKGTSIIIAGSGMATGGRIKHHLVNNISRSDATILFVGYQARGTLGRAIVNGVSPVRILGQEYDVKAKVVQLQGLSAHAGRSELLDWASAFSRPPRHVFVTHGEESAATAFADELNRRTGWPVTAPEYRQSFEL
- a CDS encoding cell division protein FtsK/SpoIIIE (KEGG: det:DET0439 FtsK/SpoIIIE family protein~PFAM: cell divisionFtsK/SpoIIIE; DNA translocase ftsK gamma~SMART: AAA ATPase) encodes the protein MSIKKDDKARKPAARPARKPRPANRTVKTARTAARPTRSVQPPRGRNGGNGGGAWFGWGLLIVALVALVVWQRVPVETFLNQVFSGTAAVFGWGLLLVALGILVAVAIFKRDAVVAFARRTTFIYWYRWLGAVALILAGWGLLGLGGVGGSFGLAIIGSDTGAGGWARVLLLVLAAFVLLVPAVAWRGLKGIGRFLSQPFRVPSAPPRDEGSFRPYPPSHSVPARQGHLRPSVTGRPQPPPNKPPLPPEATAIPSSIMVPGERPAPSAKAAARTPSPAEAEPETTEDSQADDSEETRDLKQIAQDVWRKYGETASLLTTDGWRLPPMDILDYTPEIEYGEADNQQRARMIEDALASYGVEGTVVQINAGPTVTQFGVEPGWDRRVKELKEKDKDGNPVTRQVETGRTRVKVDRISSLANDLALALAAPSIRIEAPIPGKSLVGIEVPNTLLGSVSMRAVMETTAFQKLRAKAPLALALGKGAGGEAVVGDLTKMPHLLIAGATGSGKTVCLNSIISCILMNNTPNEVKFIMIDPKRVELTPYNSMPHLAAPVIVDVDKAIGSLKWLAGEMDRRYKQMAGVAARNIDAYNKKVKPDDKLPFLVLVIDELADLMMAGFDDVEHLLCRLAQMARAVGIHLVVATQRPSVDVITGLIKANFPTRISFAVTSQVDSRTILDAVGAEKLLGRGDMLYMPTDAAKPKRLQGCFLSDTETERLVYFWNGQTPEPQTPMLKIEDIPTPTVEGGALDTIKSRDSLFDTAMGLAHQTGTISASFLQRKLHIGYPRAARLADEVKEALAQEEEGPLTPEGAEVPEDDDY